One window from the genome of Mauremys mutica isolate MM-2020 ecotype Southern chromosome 4, ASM2049712v1, whole genome shotgun sequence encodes:
- the DBX1 gene encoding homeobox protein DBX1, translated as MMFPSLIAPPAVYPSLLRPTPTLTLPQSLQSAFSSHSSFLVEDLIRISRPASYLPRNGPPPSMSPPASGTSTARTDTVTSDLVSCNTSSARRVCSPQTSVSANNDSTFLKFGVNAILSSTPRAETSPALLPSVPPKTFSFPYFEGSFQPFIRSSYFPASSSVVPIPGTFSWPLAARGKPRRGMLRRAVFSDVQRKALEKMFQKQKYISKPDRKKLAAKLGLKDSQVKIWFQNRRMKWRNSKERELLSSGGCREQTLPTKFNPHPDLSDVGKKCSEEEEEEEEVSPLCPASPQHTLTYHQPPEYLHLRDRLDSQMPPSPSHSSSPSKPSDFSDSEEEDDEGEEEEEEITVS; from the exons ATGATGTTCCCAAGTCTCATAGCTCCTCCGGCTGTGTACCCGAGTCTCCTGCGGCCAACTCCTACTTTAACTTTGCCTCAGTCTCTGCAGTCAGCCTTTTCTAGCCATTCTAGCTTCTTGGTGGAAGATTTGATCAGGATCAGCAGGCCTGCCAGTTACCTGCCTAGGAACGGCCCTCCGCCTAGCATGTCCCCTCCAGCCTCCGGGACCAGCACAGCCAGGACAGACACTGTGACATCAGACCTCGTCAGCTGCAACACCTCTAGCGCTAGGAGGGTCTGTTCCCCGCAGACTTCAGTCTCAGCCAATAACGATTCCACTTTCCTGAAGTTTGGGGTCAACGCCATCCTCTCGTCCACTCCTAGAGCTG AAACCTCCCCTGCGTTGCTTCCGAGTGTCCCTCCAAAGACATTCTCCTTTCCATACTTTGAAGGATCCTTCCAGCCTTTTATCAGATCTTCTTATTTCCCAG cGTCCTCCTCGGTGGTGCCTATCCCTGGCACTTTCTCCTGGCCCCTGGCTGCTAGAGGAAAGCCCCGCAGAGGGATGCTTCGCAGGGCAGTCTTCTCCGACGTGCAACGCAAAGCTCTGgagaaaatgtttcagaagcagaAGTACATCAGCAAACCAGACAGGAAAAAGCTGGCAGCCAAACTGGGGCTCAAAGACTCGCAG GTGAAGATCTGGTTCCAGAACAGAAGGATGAAGTGGAGGAACTCCAAAGAGAGAGAGCTCCTCTCctccgggggctgcagggaacaAACCTTACCCACCAAGTTCAACCCTCACCCAGACCTCAGCGACGTGGGCAAGAAATGttcggaggaggaggaggaggaggaggaagtgtcccctctgtgcccagccaGCCCTCAGCACACCCTGACCTATCACCAGCCCCCCGAGTACCTGCACTTGAGGGACAGACTGGACTCCCAGATGCCCCCCTCTCCATCCCACTCCAGCAGCCCCAGCAAACCTTCAGACTTCTCAGACTCGGAGGAAGAGGATgatgagggggaagaggaggaggaggagatcacAGTCTCTTAG